Genomic segment of Coffea arabica cultivar ET-39 chromosome 1e, Coffea Arabica ET-39 HiFi, whole genome shotgun sequence:
GATGAGTCTCTAATTCAAATTCCCTAGCTTCTGAACTTAAGCCCCTTCCTCCCAATTTCCCCATGCCCTTCACAATTTTATCTTGGGCCATGTTATTACCTCCATAATAATCAACAAGACTCACGGAAAGTATAGAAGGCCATTCTTCTTTCGAGATGCTCCTAGAATCTTTCCTCATTGACGGAACAGCTTTTGAAACCACAAAACCAGTACAAAGGGGAATAGCAGAGCCTTTACTGTGTAGAAGGTGAGCTAGGGGTGGGGACTCAGCGGTAAGGCATGTAGGGAGCTGAAGAGGTGCAGGAGGGAGAAAACGTATGCTGGGTGACGGAATTAGAACATAGGAAGCAGATGTCAAACCAAGGGATCTCACGGGAGTATATCCTTCAAGATAACTTGGCTGGTTTAGAAAACCATTGCTCTGAGTTGACCCTGCATGCATGCAACAGGTGTATCAGATGGCAAAACCAAAACTACTTCTTAAGTCATGCCATTTTGATGGGATGGAGGTTGTAAACCATCAATTGAATTGAATTGCTTTCGGACTGAAAACAATTTGACTGAGCAGGACAAGGGgataattaaaattgaaaagtttCCTCCAATCAAAATATATTGCAATATAATACTTTACATTCTCTTTCTAGCTCGTATGTTTTTTGGGAGCAAGTGAAGTAATGTTATCATCCATACAGGCTATGGCAGCAGAAAAGAATACAAAGCAACGTCTCCATTCAAACCCCACAAGTACAAAAATGCTTGGTTTCTAGTGAAGTTGTACTTCTGCAGTTCAAATAAAGCACTTGTACTGTTTCTACATTTTGACTAAAGCATTAAAAACTGGAAAACTATGCTTCCAGGAGTTGAAGACTCCAGTCCAAACATGGAAATTCAGTATGCAATACAGCTACGTTGAGCTTGGCAAATATTACTAAACAAAGTACATGCATAGAGGATCTTAATTCACCACCATATACATATACTTCTCTTGGAGAGGTCACTTCCTCAAAATCAATGTAACAGGTTTCACGACAAAGCTAACCAAATGTGAGGTCACTACAGTTATTCAGGGTGTTAATCAAATATGTAAGGACACGTCAAAACCTCAGAAGCTACCAATTGCTACATTCTTGCAGCATCACCAAAGCACACTACAATCCgagattaaaaaagaaaaacctgACAATTTGTCAATTTGACACTTTTTACCAGCCTTGAATCTTTACATAAACAACACCCTTCAATGCATGAAAATTGCGCGTGAGACAGAGCTTCTTAAATGCAGACTGGAGAcgtttaattttcattttaatttctcAGATCCTATACACTACAAGGTCTAAATTTAGTTGAACCAGGGCTCTTTCAGTTCCAGACCAAAGGAACTACGAAGCCTGAGtttctttatttcctttttattttatgttaCTAGTATGAATTGTCCACTTCTAGCTTTGTTTTGCAGCCGGTTCCTTGTGAGACTAGAGACTAGGACCCTTCTAATCAAATTCTAAGAGTGAAGCCCTTTCTATTAATTCACCACACTGATATACCCTAGGCAACTGCATCACACCGGAGTAAAATCAACTAGTGGCCATATAACATGCATAACTCTCTTTACCATGAAAGGAGAAATTTATGGCAGAAATAACAATAAAGCTTCAGGCGTAGCATGAAGTACTAGTTTTCTGAGGAGCGATTTAGCTGCCATTCCTGAGGTCTTAACATTAAAACTTCATAGCAAGTTATCAAAATGGACTTTTCCCATTCTTGCCCATGGAACTATGTAACCAACTAAAGCTGGCACCTCAGTTTCCTCCCCCTACCAAAAATAGTATAAGAGCCAAACAAACCCCAATCCCATTCTTTCGTTTCCTAATGAACATGTATGGTCAATTTGGCAAACTGCAAGCACAGCAGATTTATCATTAAGGCCACACaaccaaatttaaaatttcgAGTCCAACTGAGGTGTAAGAGTTAACCCTGTCAGGCTAGCAACCATACATTTCAAGGAAGAGATCTCAAATGTTAGCGATGGATTTACACATTCACTGCCTCCTAGTTCACATATTTAGGCACTACAAAGCTCGAACTCATTAGTAAAGCAAAGCAAACTACAAATGCAGTCAATCATGAATTAGTAAAACGATATGAATGGTTCACATGTAATTCAATCACCTCAATAATTCTTCAAGGAAAATATTCCCCTCTCATGCctaatatttattattatatgaCCTCATAATTCACCTTCATACCAAATCAAACAAAAACTGTTACTTCAACTCTGCTGGTGAGTCATTATAATAGTGAAATACTTGCAAGCTTGGGACATTCAAGAAGGTACAATTTGGTCACATGAAGGGGTTTAGAGCTTCCAGTAAAACATAACAGAAGTTAATAATCTAATATATGGGTTTTAGCATATTAAGGAGGTATGCATTAACTAAAACCGAAAGTTAAGTCAACCAATCAACTTACGATTGTCAAATTTAATGCAAATGTTAACAAAAAATTAAGAAGAAGAATATGAGATGACTACCAGAAGCTAATGAATCTGCCTGGAAGACCAGCTGTAGAGAATGGTCAACTGATAGTGAGATAAAACTGATACTTTGCACCCACTGAAGCAAACCTCTCGAGCTATCCACTCCTCCCATCAGTTGCTTTCTGTTTGAAGGTTGTCCCAAACCACTTTTCATGAATGTTGAAGACTTTGAGTGAGGACTGTACAGAGGACTAGGCGAAGATGGAAGTGTTCTCTCTTGTAATAAAGTCATTTCTTGTTGCTGCATTGAAGTTCCATTACTATTAGTAGGCATCCCGTCAGGAACAGAACGTCTAAGCTGCAGAGACCACTTCTTCACCTCTGAACCACCAATTGCATATAGAGCTTTCTGCCACTCTGGTTTTAGCCATATcaatgataaaattttaaaaacttgaaTGAACAACCAGGATATCAGAAAATGGTAGTATATATACAGCAATATTCAGAAGCTTCCCTCAATATAATATTGAATATTGTGAAGGAATCAAAGAAACAAGCAGTAGCTGAAATTGTGAAGCACTCAAGAGGTGAGATTATCATATTATTTGCAGCACAATAAAATCGATCCTGTTTCCACACTTTCCTCAAGATTGATGCAGAACTTCAAAAGATACCATCTGTGATAACTACCATGTGATGGTTTGAATCATTGTGGTACTCGATAATTTAATGCATCATTTAAGGACCATATTTCTAGCATCATCTAGATATAATCAAGGAAGTCAGTCAGCCAGTGAACAGGGCTAAAAACATGCATGTGAATTTCTGCTGGTACGATTAGCACAAGAAATTCCAATTGGAGAATATGTAAAAGCTACCATAATAACTAGGACTTAGATGTAATGGAAACAGAAGAAAAACCAACCACACCTTCTGTTACCTGGTCCTGATAACATTTTGAATTGCAGGGAACCAGACCAACTTTTCCTAATGGCTTTCTAGGACTCAAAATGAGGGGGATCTAGTTAGTATCAAAAAGTAGGGCAGTTTAACAAACTTGTAAAACCACCCATACCACCCAAACCATAGCACAATAAGAGTCATGTTAATgtcatgttttaattttttggatGTCCCAAAATAAGAGTCACTCTTTAAAAGTCAACACAATTTCCCACCTTGCCACTTGAAAAAGTAGCTTTCCCACCTCCCAATGCATTCCTCatactttcaaattttgaatttgaggaTAATATTGTAAAATCACCCAAATCCAGCTCATCCAATCACAATGATCAGATATTCCCtcaaaaaattggtaaaaaaaaaaaaggctcaaattatgggacggagggagtagttggTTTGAAAATCATGCACAAAACCCCATGGTTCAGTGTGCTTTAATCTTCAAAAATGAAATTTGGAAGAGATTAtccaaccccaaaaaaaaaatgtgtgatACAAGAAGACAAATGCACAAGATGGGGTAAAACAATGGCAGTCTATAAGTACAAGTATTTTAAGATTCTTTACATAATCTTAATGATCACTTTTTGAAAATTACATCTAAATATTAGGTCCACTAGATCAGCATAAATGGAGATGAATTTGTGAATGAGAAATATGGTTCCTATTTTCAAAGGAATCAATGGAAGAACGCTAAATTAGTGAAGTGGGCTGTTCAGCATAATCATAAGAATCACTTTTTATTCATCCTTGTAATTCAGCTTCTGCCTTTCCAAATGAAGACTTCTCAGAATTTGCTAATTTTTCTACAAGTTAGAATAACATATTAAGTAATTGAATTATGTATACTTTTGAAAATTGCTATAAATCAGTATCAACCTAAAGTTCAGTGGCCTTCATATTTCCTATTTGAGATGACAGTGCTTACAATCCAAAagatgttttctttctttttatggtAGAAATATCTACACATGTTTGTTTTAACTGTTCAAATCGGAAAATATTTAGTGCCTGTTTAATAGTTAACAAAAACCACAACTGACACTGCACAGAACCATAAGGATAAACCCTGCAAGCCATAGCTCTTAACTGTCAATGTTAGGTGatgattttagtttttatcCAAAATGGCATACCTTGGTgatgccccaaaaaaaaaaaaaaaggttgtacAAGGCTGCCCCATACCAGAGAAGGCAATAATTAAAGTCAAATTCTTAATCATGGAACAATCCACTCAGCTGCAGTTTGCGCATTAAGTCCTCATTCTTTTGTGCTTTGCACTCATTATTCCCTCAATATTTTACACTATACTCTCATGTAATACATCCTTAGTTGCACCACCATCTCAATCATGAGAATAGAAGTTCCATCTCATCAACATCTAAGTACTTCTACTATCagttatatatgtatatataattaaattctAAAACCTTAGGACTTATATAATCATTTGATGTTTTATGATATATTGTATCTTTAACTATTTGCTGATTTGCCAATTTGCACACAGGTATTGGCTTATTCTAAACTGTTAAAAAATCTCAAAACCAGGACAAAAGAGTCAATCTACAGTGCAAACATAATGCTCTAATGAATACACCTGCAACAGTTAGTTACGTCCATCCATAACTATGCACAGGAAATTATTAGTATCAAAATAGAACTGATCTGCAACACTTTGTGAAGAAGTTTAAAAAGTTCAAAGGATCATGAGATCTAAATAGTGCAGCAGCCACGATCAAATACCAAATGCTGAAAACCATTTAAGACGTGATTCATAGATGGACATGGAACCTAAATTAAATGATTGCAGGCAATAGGACCTAAATCAAAAGATTGCAGTCACATGCAATATCACGTGCCGAAAACCAGATAATAAATACATCCCTATATTTATATTGGAAAGGAAGTATTGGAAAGGAAGCAACATACCTTGGCATTCAAGCTCAAAGAAGCATCCAATACGTGCAATAACAAAATCTCTTGGTTTGCCAGCATCTGCAGAACAAGACTGAAGTATTTGACAACCTTGTTGCAGAATTTGGATAAAAAGAGACTGCAGACCCTTTGTATCCTGCCTGCTACTGATTCCTCCAAAGGGATATATGTAGCTGTCAAGCAATTCCCCCCTAGAGTCTGTCCATATACACACCAACCAACGCCAATCTTCAGTCCAGCCATAGCAGCAATGCAAGCTCGGGAGTGTCTTTTGGTTGCCAGATCCAAATCCATCTGACTCTGATGAATCGTGCTGAGAGCTTGGTCCAGTATCTCCACTTCCCGAAGAAGCAGAACTTTGCATTAAGCTTCCACTTGTACCATCATCTGCCAAAACCTTTGAAGATTCTGAAGCTGGATTCCCAAAAACAGGAGGAGTCACTCCACGTTCTAAAGATCCCGGGTCAGCAAGAATAAAAAGTGGCTCAAACATGCAACGGCTCTCATCTTGAATAAGAAAATCGCCACCTCTACTTGGATCACATCCGAGTGCCCCAGACCTCGTTTGCCAGGAATTTTCCCAAGTACTGGACCTCAAGCTAGCATCAAGATCACTTTCTCTCTGGAGGGAAGATGCTGCTAGTCGAGGACCAACACAATCTTTCCACATCCCAGTTAATGGTGAAGCCATTTGCATTAAGACTGAATGAGATCTACCAGACAAGGATGTACTAGATGGAACCACATCACAATTGCTTCCTCGTAAAACCCTTCGGGCCTTATTGTAAACTGTAAAAGCAATTTCCTTCAGAACAACAAGCTCATTAAGAGGAGGATTTGTTACCCTAAAAATGGCATCCACTGTTACAATCTGCAACACCAATTTAGGAATACTAAATCCTGAAATAGTCAAGACATTGGATAGTGTTTCGTCCACAGCTGCTGAATGATTTAAGGCCTTTCCAACTTGATTGTGCATCATCGATCTTTTCTCCTTATCTGAAGAAAGAACAGAAGCGCCAACTGCAATTGAAGATTCAACTACAGTCCGTAGAATTGCAAGAGGCTCTGGGAAGGGACAGACTACATAGACTACCTGCTAGAACAAATTCACAGcataaattttttaaagaatgAGCAACCCACATTTCATGgacatttttcaatttaaaactATAATCTATTTAGTGGCTAAGGAAACCAAAATGCCCATTCTAGTAAGCTATACTTATGTGTAGTACATATTCTGCAATACTTATCAGCTACAAGGTGTTTTAATATGCAGTGGAATGGTGTATAGTATTTTAAAAAGTATAATGAGATATGAGAGTATATGCAAAGAATATGGATGATATACCACAATGCTGCAATTTTTAACAGAAAAGATTTCCCAAAGTAAATTATTTTATGGagccaaatttggaaattttaagccatttattttattttcttcaaattaaaccTCAGacatattcaaaacaaaaatctTCATAAAAGATAACTTTTAAGTAGAGTTAACAAGTCAAAAAACTAAGATGTTTCATGATGAGAGTTTTATAAGTAGGGATCTAAATTATGCCATTTTTATACTTCACTGCCTCTGGAAATAAGTTGTCTCATTAATTCTTCATGTAACCATTTGCTATCTCTTTACCCATGTGACTTTACATCAACATACTTACGCATGTAAATTTTGACTTCCAAATGCCACGATAGGCAAAATTCTCACAATATGTGGCTAATACCTAACATATTATTTAGTGCATCCTACTTTCCTTAAAAAGCCATGTTGGGATGTGAAGACTGTCCCACCTCACATGTACATACTTGTGTTCTGTGCTAATAATCAACAATAAAGAGTGGATACTTCTGTTTAATGAATGATAAAACATTCTTCAGTGTGACAACTGCTGGGAGATTATGAAACTTGGGACTTACTGTGTATGGACCACTATTCCCTTCTTTTGTGCTTGTGGTCATGCATGAACTGAGATTTAAAGTTTTAAGAACTTTTGAAAGAGACTTCAAATAGCTCGCCAAATCCCAACCATTTGACAGGGAGAGGAAATAGTCACTGATCGAACCCAGAATAGATGCACTACTGCTATCAATCTTCATTGATTGAGGACAATCAAGTAGAACAAAACCAGAACATGAAGACTTCCCAGAATCTAGATCCATTTCACTTCCGAAATTTTGAGGTGAATGAGTTCCCAAATTGCAGGTTTCATACACTggagaaaacaaaaaacataAACTTAGTAGAACATATAAAAAATTATGTATCCACACAAAAACAACCGTACAGTAAAGATACTTTGTTTATTCTATATAGAAAGCATTTCAGATATTTAGAGGAGAGTAGATAAAATTGACTGTCTGTACTAACCAGTTCCAAGTTGTTGAAAGAAATCAGCAGCTGCTGTGGTGAGGGGTTCAATATCTGGACATACAACATGGTATGTCATCTGCAGAATCAATCAACAACTAGAATCACTCATCCACAAGATCTATCCCCTTTTCCTACTTGCAGATGGGGGTTGGTTCCAAGCCAATTGAAGacttgattttaatttttggaagtctGGTCATAAACTTTAGCAAATGAAATGTTAAGCCACCACAACTATTATACGGCTTACATGTTTCTGTGTAGCATATGGTTCAAGCGGCGCCTTTTCCCAGAGTTGCAGAGAGCTGGCAGATGTCTTAAGCCAATCGTCTTGGTACCTAGTGCAAATAATGATTTTAATAACTTATTATATGAGAACACTTGACACTCCAGAAATAGAAAATCATTCCCAAGTTACATCTAGCATATTGAGGGTATCATAGTACCTATTCTACATGAAATATCCAGAAAAGTTAAGCCTGCAAATAGCTACTACAAATATATTCCAAGCAATTGGTTGGTGAAATGATAATTAAATCATGGTTAATGTAATAATTCTTACTGTAATGGTTGATGAATGTAGTTTTATGCTATGCTGCTTATTCAAGCAGAGTTGCATGAAAGCTTTACTAGAGAGATGCATAACAACAAACTGAGTGAGCAAGCAGCACGAGCGGTTAGACAAAAACTCATTTAATTGTCAAATTAATCTGATTTCAACCAAGTAGTAGCTGCAGATTGACTTAGGAAAGGAAATCATTTAACAGCAAACAGTATCATAAAAAGTTATGCCACTTCAGTAAAAAAGAACATGACAAGTTTCACCAAACTGACAAGAAAGTTCACGTCACCTACATCCATGCAATGTTCAAAATCATCATTTACTTCACAGAAGTTGTCAACTAATGGTTAAATAAAGCAGCAGATGCCAGAAATACAGGGAAAAGCTTTTGGAACAATATATACCCAACAAGTATAGCAGGAAATGGAACTACAGCCAATGTTGGCCTGAGCTTTGAGCCTGCTTGCTGCTCTGACTCTGATAAACAAGCTTCTTGGAGTGATTTCCTATCGCTTGCCTCCTCTGCTCTAGCCCCATctgttaaaataaataaataaataaatcaattgaAGTGTCAGTATCCCAGCTGTTCGTGCACTTGACAGAAGACTGCAAAGTGCTTATAGCCTTCCCGATAGAGAGAGTTACATTACTTGAAGAATCTTGACATTCACTGGCACTAGCTGTTGATTCGGCATAGAATTCATCACACATTGATCCGGCTTCACAGGACAGACTGCGACCTTTGCACCAGTCAGATACAAATAGTGGACCGTCCAAAGTGCCAAAAGCAGTTTTGAGAGCCGCTTTTATGTCTGATTGCAGCAGACTAATCGTAAAAGATGGCTGAACCTGAAACAAAGTACTTCCATGTAAAACAAATCCATCAAAAGATTAAATATCAccattaagaaaaatggagaatAGCTATAATTCAACATGACAATTTCAATGAGGCCATTGGATGAGAGTGAAGCACATTTAACACCTCACTCCTTCAATGGTGAACACTATAGTGCAAGTGGGTAATTGATTTCAACATGACTGCTCGAATGAGCACATTAGATGAGTATGGGACACAATTAACGTCTCACTCCTTTATTATCCATGGTGTATAAGATGGTGTACAATTTTACGATCTTGAAACATTAAATTCTATTGAAGCAAAATGTGCACAGGTATATTATTTAACTGATGGATACATATCCTCAAGACCATGTGTATAGGGAAATTTAGAATAGATATTGTCTACATCACCAGCATCTACAAGTTGTACATCACAATTTATCAATTGCTTGAGCAAAAGCAAGAGCAGTCTTCTGAAGCTTTGGGTACGCAAACAATTTTGAAGTTACATGAGTAAATCCTATATGATTACCATATAGAACACCATGACAGCCCTGCCTAGAAGGCAAAAGACAGCAAAGCTCCTTTCTAGCAACATGATTAataaaaagggcaaattgattCATCCTCCCATGATGATGTTAAAATCAGTAAGAGTAACAAAGTGCACATTAAGGTATCAAATAATTTTCTAAGACATTTCATCACCATTACCACATATTCAGCTGAAAGAAGATTTTCACCTGAAGAAACTTACATCAACTGAAAGTGGATCGACTAGCTCCACTCCCGCAATATCCACTGAATGGCACGAAGATAAAACTCCCCCACAACCTGCATGAACCATAGACGGTCCACAAGAAAATCCGCGCCTCAACTGCTCTTGCAAGGCAAGCCAACCATGAACACCATCTCCACAATCAGAATCAAGTGCCACATCAACAAATGAAGTAGCTTGTTGAACTAGTAAGGCCAAGCCATCAAGAAGTTCTTGAAGTGGTTGCCTCAGTCCATAAGATAGAAGGTTTTCCTCAacaaatgaattttgaggaATAGATGGGCAGAGCTCCATAGGATGGGTGGTAGATTTTGCACCTTTAGTAACAGGGCGCCAAACACCAACAGGTGCACTAAGATTCCCATCTAGCAATACTGCATCCATGTCACCAGCAATTCTTACTGGTATAGTCTCTTTCTTCTTCACCTCAGATTTACTTGAAAGATTGTCTGACAGTATGCTTGAATCAACATGTGGCTGATTCAGAATATTAACCGCAGACAGCCTATTCAAGCCGACTGGCAAGTGACACCTAGAAGATAATAGTGTATGTCTTATCCTGCACATAAAAGCCTGACACATGAGACATTCTAATTCTGTTGCAAGCATAGGCTTCAAAGATGGAACAAAACTCTCCACTCTTAATGAACCATCACTTCCTTTGCTTGAGACGGATTTAACAGCATTTAGGGAATTGAGCCCCAAAGAGGATGACATTGTTACAGGTTCATGCGCTGCTGTGCCATCATCACAAGTTGATGACATGCCATTAGATTTGTGAATTCCACCATCAATATGAGTGTAATATTTCTTTGATTGGGGAACCGCAATCTTGTCTTGTCTCCCAGAACATATTTTCATGTTTACAGTGATACCAGACTTCTCATCAGAGTCATCAACACAAGGAGAAGGAGGTGTTGCTGAGTATACATATTTGTTTGAGCATGAATTCTCAGTCTCTGTTTTCCGTGATTTGGGAAGGTATGGGCTTCTGAAGATTGATGAAGTGACCTCAACAGCAGGGGTTTCAACTGCTCCATATTCTGGGGCAAATGTCATTAAGGCTTCAGCTTTTACTACATGGTCAAATTCACCACTTGTAGATGCTGGAGGACAGTTAACTTTACCCGGAACACTGACAGTCTTTGTTAGATCCTGATTTTGGGTCAGAGAATCATCCATGGCAACGGGAGCTGGTGGTGAGTGAAAACTTTCAAATGAGGGAAAACCTACTGGCAAAAGCATCTGGTCTGAGACATCCATCATTGATGTACTAGGGCTACTGCCAAAATCTCCACAATCTTGTGCTGAAATTACAACAGCTTGTGACTCTGCAGTTCCCGGAGGCTTCACAAATAAGACTATATATTAGGTTCAACAAAAATCAACTGAAGCTATTCGCATAGAAGATATAAGAAAGACATGCAGTAAACCATTTTTATTAAGTGTCCTCACATGGCCATCAACTAAATGTGTATAAGCTACTAGACTAGATAATCTACCAGACCATAGGGCCGCCAAAAACATTAACATagattcatttcaaatgagataGATAATGATTTGATGATTATAGTGGTTGCTGTCCTAAAATATTCTCAACTTATGGAAAACCTGAATCATGCAGAATAAACATATGTTTTTCTTCAGACTCAACTTACCTGgaaaatttcatgtaattttccAACTGATATGTAGAATGTGAAGCAAACTAAAAAGAGGTAGGTTAATTTGCCTTTCTCTGTAAAATCAGAGCAACCCCAACATCTGATCCAATGTCTTTCATGATCTTTGTACATAACATACCAACACTATCCAAAGCCAGAAAGAAGTCATGCATTATCCTTCGCATAAAGACAAGGTCAATTAGCTAAAACTACTGCAGTCAGATAGATGGAGGAGAATTTTATGATTAGTAATAGCGTGTCATGCAGTTACAAATTTGTTCTTTTCAAGTTGGTTGAAATAGTTCCAAGAAATTCTGCAATTATACATCATAAACTGGAACTGAAAAGATCAATGCAGAATCTAAATCCTGAATATGCTTTCTGTTTGTGCTTATGATTTTAAAAGTCAAGACCAATTTACGTTGTTGCTTAAGGACAAGAATTACCTCCCCAAAAGGCAAGACATC
This window contains:
- the LOC113697305 gene encoding mediator of RNA polymerase II transcription subunit 13 isoform X8 encodes the protein MWTNVFKIGGLHQISWFQFLPNEFDPSSLSDKSVKVDARDAATSVVLSSHLQLQKEGFLSTWTNSFVGPWDPSQGLHNPDEKIKLWLFLPGNHSSVVEKAQPTVSKLRVLASGLWVAPGDSEEVAAALSQALRNCVERALKGFSFMRFGDVFSRYHPSSQSEELYRKGQPVVEFIFAATEEAIFVHAVICAKHIRALSSGDIEMTLKHSTDHFSNRLPVVVSPHGMLGRLTGCCPSDLVKQVYFSSVKLKASNEVVGLPYHALHGSGCHLRGQNCYAEITLGGPIGGNDKILAQNSGLHKNLSRHNLTESMPEMKVNQKGPPEPSRVFIYPAEAVLVPVMQTSLARSCLKRFWLQNWIGPSLFASSFFMHSDCKADSKDGSRLESNSLRSQHGYHSSSSSNNSSISSISSSSSDSDYRTSGAGDLEADADSLTCRQSGLSSIDQSHDILKLGSKRVHSGMSESFNQAGAVINPSTSDYGSIEVNNSAIIGGSNHPVGWGWDDDDRGMGMDIQALLSEFGDFGDLFEDDVLPFGEPPGTAESQAVVISAQDCGDFGSSPSTSMMDVSDQMLLPVGFPSFESFHSPPAPVAMDDSLTQNQDLTKTVSVPEYGAVETPAVEVTSSIFRSPYLPKSRKTETENSCSNKYVYSATPPSPCVDDSDEKSGITVNMKICSGRQDKIAVPQSKKYYTHIDGGIHKSNGMSSTCDDGTAAHEPVTMSSSLGLNSLNAVKSVSSKGSDGSLRVESFVPSLKPMLATELECLMCQAFMCRIRHTLLSSRCHLPVGLNRLSAVNILNQPHVDSSILSDNLSSKSEVKKKETIPVRIAGDMDAVLLDGNLSAPVGVWRPVTKGAKSTTHPMELCPSIPQNSFVEENLLSYGLRQPLQELLDGLALLVQQATSFVDVALDSDCGDGVHGWLALQEQLRRGFSCGPSMVHAGCGGVLSSCHSVDIAGVELVDPLSVDVQPSFTISLLQSDIKAALKTAFGTLDGPLFVSDWCKGRSLSCEAGSMCDEFYAESTASASECQDSSNGARAEEASDRKSLQEACLSESEQQAGSKLRPTLAVVPFPAILVGYQDDWLKTSASSLQLWEKAPLEPYATQKHMTYHVVCPDIEPLTTAAADFFQQLGTVYETCNLGTHSPQNFGSEMDLDSGKSSCSGFVLLDCPQSMKIDSSSASILGSISDYFLSLSNGWDLASYLKSLSKVLKTLNLSSCMTTSTKEGNSGPYTVVYVVCPFPEPLAILRTVVESSIAVGASVLSSDKEKRSMMHNQVGKALNHSAAVDETLSNVLTISGFSIPKLVLQIVTVDAIFRVTNPPLNELVVLKEIAFTVYNKARRVLRGSNCDVVPSSTSLSGRSHSVLMQMASPLTGMWKDCVGPRLAASSLQRESDLDASLRSSTWENSWQTRSGALGCDPSRGGDFLIQDESRCMFEPLFILADPGSLERGVTPPVFGNPASESSKVLADDGTSGSLMQSSASSGSGDTGPSSQHDSSESDGFGSGNQKTLPSLHCCYGWTEDWRWLVCIWTDSRGELLDSYIYPFGGISSRQDTKGLQSLFIQILQQGCQILQSCSADAGKPRDFVIARIGCFFELECQEWQKALYAIGGSEVKKWSLQLRRSVPDGMPTNSNGTSMQQQEMTLLQERTLPSSPSPLYSPHSKSSTFMKSGLGQPSNRKQLMGGVDSSRGLLQWVQSISFISLSVDHSLQLVFQADSLASGSTQSNGFLNQPSYLEGYTPVRSLGLTSASYVLIPSPSIRFLPPAPLQLPTCLTAESPPLAHLLHSKGSAIPLCTGFVVSKAVPSMRKDSRSISKEEWPSILSVSLVDYYGGNNMAQDKIVKGMGKLGGRGLSSEAREFELETHLVLESVAAELHALSWMTVSPAYLERRSALPFHCDMVLRLRRLLHFADKELSRQPEESPS